A window from Melopsittacus undulatus isolate bMelUnd1 chromosome Z, bMelUnd1.mat.Z, whole genome shotgun sequence encodes these proteins:
- the SS18L2 gene encoding SS18-like protein 2, producing the protein MSVAFVPERLRGKTEVNQETLQRLLEENDQLIRCIVEYQSKGRATDCVQYQHILHRNLIYLATIADATPHSTQKTTE; encoded by the exons ATGTCGGTGGCGTTCGTACCGGAGCGGCTGCGCGGGAAGACGGAGGTGAACCAGGAGACGCTGCAGCGG ctgctggaggagaacGACCAGTTGATCCGGTGCATCGTGGAGTACCAGAGCAAGGGCCGGGCCACCGACTGCGTGCA GTACCAGCATATCCTGCACAGAAACCTCATTTATTTAGCTACAATTGCTGATGCGACGCcacacagcacacagaagaCCACAGAGTGA